A region of the Thamnophis elegans isolate rThaEle1 chromosome 1, rThaEle1.pri, whole genome shotgun sequence genome:
ACTGAAACAAATGCAAAGATATTTTGCAAAGGTTATTTTTCTTGCAGGAGAGCCGCCAGGCTTTTACTGTATGTGGAACAAATTCAACTGATAAAGGGTTCCAGAGCATGCAGATTTTATGAAAGGATGTCAGGAGAATCTGCATTCATGGTTTTGCTGCTTTTTAAGCAGCTATACTGTAAATGCCTGAAAGTGTGAGACTAAATTAAAATGCAGCCCTTTGACTTTAAGCAGAACAAAAGCTCAAATATTTTTCACATATAAACTTAGATCTTAGTGGCATTTATTTTCATGTTTAAGTTATTAGATTTCTTTTCCTGTTTAAGATCTAGAGTAAACTTAAGAtcttgagttttattgtttaatttattttttgttcacatttctttttgcactgtccttcaccccctttcctttgtgattgtaagccgccctgagtcccctcagggaaaagggcggcctataaatgttcaataaatgaaaaaaaatgaaatgaaaacatggATAGATTTTTCCTTGAAAGAAAAATTTCTTATAAACtggggatatttatttatttatctgatttcTATAgctgggacacagtggctcagtggctaggacgctgagcttgtcgatcagaaaggtcagcagtgtggcggtttaaatccctagtgctgtataatggagtgagctcctgttacttgtcccagcttctgccaatctagcagttcgaaagcacgtaaaaatgcaaatagaaaaaatagggaccacctttggtgggaaggtaacagcgttctgtgcgccttcggtgtttagtaatgccagccacatgaccatggagacgtctttggatagtgctggctctttggctttgaaatggagatgagcactgccctctagagttgggaacaactagcacatatgtgcaaggggaacctttacatttatctACAGCTGCCTATCACAACTAAAGTTTCTGGACAGTGTAcattataaaacaaaaacaattagaaTGATCTATCTCCATGTATAACTTCTAATAGTTTTTGTTTGGCTGCTGCTCTCTGTTTAAAATCACATCTGAATTGCAATTCACttccttttcaaaaataaagaaTGCTGAATGATTTTACAGAGTATGATTTCATTATAAATGGGTTATGGAGTATGAAACAATTATACCTGAGGCAGATGAAGAGGACAATGtaataaactttaaaaattagTCATTTTGAATTTCAGGAACTTTAATGTTATTTGGCTCTTAGAGGCAAAGAAATACTTAGCTGAGCTTgcctatcagaaaggtcagcagttcggcagttcaaatctctagcatcGTGTaaccggagtgagctcccattacttgtcccagcttttgccaatctagcagttcaaaagcatgtaaaaatgcaagtagaaaaataggaaccacctttggtgggaaggtaacagcgttccgtgtgcctttagtgtttagtcatgccggccacatgaccacggagacatcttcagacagcgctagctcttcagctttgaaatggatatgagcaccgccccctagagtcaggaatgactagcacatatgtgcaaggggaactacCTTTAGTAGCTTCCAAAGAGAACGTGATAAATAATTTTGCTCTTATCAGCGGTTATGTAGTTAACTCTGCACTTTAAACTATTTCTAAAGTAACTATTGACCATTGTGATGTGAGTGGGGGATTCATAGAGACAATgttgtctaaaaaaaaaagtctatctATTCTAGTGATGGACAGGACAGTGGGGATAATTCCAAGCTTTTGCCTTTGTCGAGCTGTTCAGATTCCAATCATCTTATCTATATTTTGCTTAAACCAGACAATCCTGGTGCTCTGAGGATTGTAATGATTGCATCAAAGCATCAGATAAAGCAACAGCCATCCAACGAAGCTTCCATACTTTTGTGATGTCATTCACAACTTAAGTGCTAATACTTCTTTTACTTTGTAGGTTCCTATTAGACCATTAGGTATCTAGCTGTGAATAGGTGTGATTTGGAACCTTGGTGAATTATAGTATAGTATTGCTTTAACTTTTTATTTGAGCTTATCTCACTTAGTTTCATTTAAATACTCAAACAATAAAAGCAAATCAGAAAACACAGCAGATGTGAAGGAAATTGGTCAAAGGATATTATTTCTTAATCCCTGtaatcaaaatgtatttttattcctattttctaGATGAGCAATTTCACCTTAAAAACCATACAGATAAAGATACTCAAGGGAACGCTGAGATCATATTAGAGGTAACATAAGCAAAATCCATCTCTTTACAAGAAAAACGAGGAAATCCAGTACAGTTGTCTAATGTGGGAATATTCTAGTTGCTTGTGGGACCTCCTTATTAATTCTCTATTCAGTGTTTGTGGATTTTTGCCTCCAAATGATATGCTGTTCTCACTGGATTATCAAATTCATATTACTATTCAAAGGATTCTTCCTCGTTTTACTAGTTCTGCAGAATGTGATAAGGTTGTTCTTTTTAACAGAAATCATTTTGTTTCAGAGCACTGGGCTTATTGAAGCTTTGTACAGCTAGGGATCTCAAGttaattgttattttaattaaGGCACTTAATTTTCAGATGGGATAACTGCCAAAACATAGGGAGAGGTCTTTCCTGCTTCACATCACATTATAGAGCCAAATTCATAAATAGTGCAATTGGCAGATCTCAGACTTTTGAGCTGTTAAGATAGGATGGTAGGTGGCTAAAACCTGTCCACCCCACCCCTCATTCAAAGCATCACAATACGTTCCCCCGCCTCCCCTCATTCCACCTTAAGGACAGTCGCCAGTGCTTGCTTTTGCTGCCAGCAGGTAATGCCTGGTATGAAGGGAAACAAAGGTAAGAAAATCCTACCCATTTCTTTCGTTAACTTGTTCTGCCAGCTCAAGGACTGGTGAAATTAACTTATGGCTGGGATCTGTGGCAAGCTTTTAGCAAAGAGCCACGAGATGGCATCCTGGAGTTAATTCTGCACTTTAGATTGCTTCTGAAAGGGAAGAATCTGAAGGGATAGATGATGCCTCCCAAATGTTGGTCTTTTcatagccttttttaaaaaaaataatttttatttattaaattattagtctgtctgtctatctccctGTCATTcccattattattttatattttgatcatTACTGTAAATGATGGGATCTGATACATAAGGAATATTTTGCAGatgcatttaaaatattgaatagCCAAATAAGTATTCAGCTTTGACCACATTGGTTTCATATGCGTAATTCATTGCGTAATCCTGTTAGCAGTTTTCATGCTTCAGAACAATGAGCTTCCCTTGGCATGGTTTTGTTCAGTGTGATATCTGAATGCAGGCTGTTaagttagatcagtgtttctcaaccttggcaacttgaagatgtctggacttcaactcccagaattctccagccagttgagaaacactgagttagatcATTGTTCAGCACTGAATATAATCCAAGCCCACATTTGGAGACTTGGAAAAAGTGTCTGCTACTCCCTCATACTTCCTTTTTTTCAGTTACTTTGGGGAGGAATTGAAATTACGGCAAATGAGACCATCAGGATAAAAGATGAAGAATTGGCCACGCTACGTCCTGCAAAGCACTTACTCTGGATCTTTCAGCATAAAGTTCCCAAAAATCCCTCAGGAATCGAAGAATACCTGGATCACTTCTCTCAGTCAGACACCCCAATCACTCCAGAGGAATTTGAGCAGCTTCTTTTCACTACTGTCTTTACTGCTTACCAGATTCGTATTGTCCAAGGCCTAGATAAAAATCTGTGGATCAACCTTTTCTCTCAGCTGGTCAATGAAATCCTCCGGGAGCTCTGCAAACAATTCTGTTCTGAGGAACTGACTGCTTCTGCTCAAAATTTAGCCTCCAGGTCTTGGCAGGAAATGCCTGCCTATGTTAACGCATTGAAGAAATTCTATCAGCCCAGCTTCGTCATGATTCAAGGAAACTGATTTTCCTACGTCAAGGGCAAAACTTAAGTCATCTTTCACACCATAATATGCACactaaaatacagaaatacagcTGCATTTCTGTGATGTCTGTAACATTATCTGAGACTCTGCATGGACCAAAGTAGCAATCTTCCTGCTTTGTTTTCCCAACTTCAGTAGACAGTCCTTTGTTTTTTACTGTAATCTGATTTAGGAGAGCCTTTCTCAATGACCTTAAGATATACTAGAATTTATAACACCCAGTCATGACTAGTCTGAcaaagaattctggg
Encoded here:
- the FAM180B gene encoding protein FAM180B; translation: MAQSLRLHFGLSVWAVLLLFLIAGSQSQTDEQFHLKNHTDKDTQGNAEIILELLWGGIEITANETIRIKDEELATLRPAKHLLWIFQHKVPKNPSGIEEYLDHFSQSDTPITPEEFEQLLFTTVFTAYQIRIVQGLDKNLWINLFSQLVNEILRELCKQFCSEELTASAQNLASRSWQEMPAYVNALKKFYQPSFVMIQGN